The following are encoded together in the Thalassomonas haliotis genome:
- a CDS encoding patatin-like phospholipase family protein: MLDIYAGKTALKVIRDNGFKPDLFNTFLGASGGPKWFTLFGLDKYLFGEFFKDRNTELNLVGSSAGAFRAACFAQKDPVAAITRMATSYAQTVYSAKASRGEITEKAIGLLDYMLGENGINEILQNPVFKAHFLVNKSQGLTASENKLVLTLGLAKSFMLNKIDRKLLRRQYQRFVFKAPSSQVAIEDYCGFDTRYIDLTRENLKASLLASGSIPLVMAGIKDIPDAPKGMYRDGGIVDYHFDIKVKSKVKNKVKAGASTVPPAETQPGLILYPHFNASPKAGWFDKNLKRSISADNYDNTVMLVPSKKFVASLPHGKIPDRTDFTSMRPDERIPYWTTVLTATEQLAQALDQQINQFEKAEIKPII; the protein is encoded by the coding sequence ATGTTAGACATATATGCCGGTAAAACGGCGCTAAAGGTGATCAGGGACAACGGCTTTAAGCCGGATTTATTCAACACTTTTCTAGGCGCCAGCGGCGGACCGAAATGGTTTACCTTATTTGGTCTGGACAAATACCTGTTTGGCGAGTTTTTTAAAGACAGAAACACTGAACTTAACCTGGTAGGCTCCTCTGCCGGGGCTTTTCGCGCCGCCTGTTTCGCCCAAAAAGATCCCGTGGCCGCCATCACACGCATGGCCACGTCTTATGCACAAACTGTGTATTCGGCAAAAGCCAGCCGGGGAGAAATCACCGAAAAAGCCATCGGCCTGCTCGATTATATGCTTGGCGAAAACGGCATAAACGAGATCCTGCAAAACCCGGTGTTTAAGGCCCATTTCCTGGTAAACAAAAGCCAGGGGCTGACCGCCAGCGAAAATAAGCTGGTCCTGACTTTGGGGCTGGCAAAAAGTTTTATGCTCAATAAAATCGACCGTAAGCTATTACGCCGCCAGTACCAGCGTTTTGTTTTTAAAGCACCGTCAAGCCAGGTGGCGATAGAAGATTATTGCGGTTTTGATACCCGTTATATCGACTTGACCCGGGAGAACCTCAAAGCATCTTTGCTGGCATCCGGCTCAATTCCGCTGGTGATGGCAGGCATCAAAGATATTCCCGACGCCCCCAAAGGCATGTACCGGGACGGCGGCATAGTCGATTATCATTTTGACATTAAAGTAAAGAGTAAGGTAAAAAACAAAGTTAAAGCAGGCGCCTCTACAGTCCCCCCGGCAGAGACTCAACCAGGCCTGATCCTCTACCCGCATTTTAATGCCAGTCCTAAGGCCGGCTGGTTCGATAAAAACCTTAAACGCAGCATTTCAGCGGACAATTATGACAATACCGTAATGTTGGTGCCTTCAAAGAAATTTGTCGCTTCCCTGCCCCATGGAAAAATCCCGGACCGGACCGATTTTACCTCTATGAGACCGGATGAGCGCATTCCTTACTGGACAACCGTATTAACGGCCACCGAGCAACTGGCACAGGCGCTGGACCAGCAAATAAACCAGTTTGAAAAAGCCGAAATTAAGCCAATAATCTAG
- a CDS encoding VOC family protein, with amino-acid sequence MSDFNTRHNRAVWFDIPVADLIRASGFYSKVLAVQVDIIEEEGCTFAVLEHSEGNGGCLVPNEEEISAKAGIMLYLNVDGRLRDAVSKVSANGGKVITGIHGIGPHGFRAIILDSEGNRLVLHSESDA; translated from the coding sequence GTGAGTGATTTTAATACCCGGCATAACCGGGCGGTGTGGTTTGATATTCCTGTGGCAGATCTGATCCGGGCATCAGGTTTTTATAGTAAAGTGCTGGCTGTGCAGGTGGACATTATTGAAGAAGAAGGTTGTACCTTTGCGGTGCTGGAGCACAGTGAGGGCAACGGCGGCTGCCTGGTGCCAAATGAGGAGGAGATCAGCGCCAAGGCGGGCATTATGCTTTATCTTAATGTTGACGGCCGCCTGCGTGATGCCGTGAGCAAGGTCTCTGCCAATGGCGGCAAAGTGATCACCGGTATCCATGGCATTGGCCCCCACGGTTTTCGCGCGATTATTCTGGACAGCGAAGGTAACCGGCTTGTGCTGCATTCGGAGTCGGATGCCTGA
- a CDS encoding DUF2784 domain-containing protein encodes MTPLYHYLADTVLLLHFLFVVFVVGALLLILLGGYLGWLWVRNYRFRLVHLLCILVVVFQSWLGVICPVTTLEMWLRGLAGDKQYRGSFIGHWLEYLLYYRAPDWLFILVYSLFALLVVFTWLYLPPKKLPPKNKIS; translated from the coding sequence ATGACGCCGTTATATCATTACCTGGCGGATACGGTTTTACTGCTGCACTTTTTGTTTGTAGTGTTTGTGGTCGGGGCTTTGCTGCTGATCCTGCTTGGCGGATACCTTGGCTGGTTATGGGTGCGAAACTACCGTTTCCGCCTGGTCCATTTGCTTTGTATTCTTGTCGTCGTGTTCCAGTCCTGGCTCGGGGTTATATGCCCGGTGACCACTTTGGAGATGTGGCTCAGGGGCCTGGCAGGGGATAAGCAATACCGCGGCAGCTTTATCGGCCACTGGCTGGAATACCTGCTTTATTACCGGGCCCCGGACTGGCTCTTTATCCTTGTTTATTCACTCTTTGCTTTGCTGGTGGTTTTTACCTGGCTCTATCTACCGCCGAAAAAGCTGCCGCCGAAAAATAAAATATCATAA
- the sigJ gene encoding RNA polymerase sigma factor SigJ, which produces MENEQEFAAHRDKLFGIAYRLTGSVSESEDIVQDAYIRWHTRCKGNLGNIDTPQAWLTTVTTRLSLDYLKSARHQRQSYLGPWLPEPLIENKQQPESVHELDQTVTMALMVLLDRLSPPQRAAYILHDLLGYAFDEIAAMLGASAVSCRKLASRSREKIRADAKNSLVSATQHQALVEAFFTAVRGADQQALLSLLSDDVIFHSDGGGKAAAALHILTGREEVVAWVAKVLMPAFKHVLASQGKRTIEWFNGSPGIVLWQQDKPVSAFSFTLDESGIRQIYALRNPDKLQLFSHASQ; this is translated from the coding sequence ATGGAAAATGAACAAGAATTTGCCGCCCACAGGGACAAGCTTTTTGGCATCGCTTACCGCCTTACCGGCTCAGTTTCTGAGTCTGAAGATATCGTCCAGGATGCCTATATTCGCTGGCACACTCGCTGCAAAGGCAATTTGGGAAATATTGACACGCCACAGGCCTGGCTAACGACAGTGACCACACGTTTGTCTCTTGATTATCTTAAAAGCGCCCGGCACCAGAGGCAAAGTTATCTTGGTCCCTGGCTGCCTGAGCCTTTAATCGAAAATAAGCAGCAGCCGGAAAGTGTGCATGAGCTGGACCAAACGGTGACCATGGCTTTGATGGTATTGCTGGACCGGCTGTCGCCGCCGCAAAGGGCTGCTTATATTCTACATGATCTGCTCGGTTATGCCTTTGACGAGATTGCCGCTATGTTGGGAGCTTCGGCTGTTTCCTGCCGCAAGCTGGCGAGCCGCAGCCGGGAGAAGATTCGCGCTGATGCAAAAAACTCTCTGGTATCGGCAACACAGCATCAAGCACTTGTTGAGGCTTTTTTTACGGCGGTCCGCGGCGCGGATCAACAGGCCCTGCTGTCGCTGCTTAGTGATGATGTTATCTTCCATAGCGATGGCGGCGGCAAAGCTGCCGCTGCCCTCCATATCCTGACGGGCAGAGAAGAAGTGGTGGCCTGGGTGGCCAAGGTATTAATGCCTGCCTTTAAACATGTGCTTGCTTCACAGGGCAAGCGCACCATTGAATGGTTTAACGGCTCACCCGGGATTGTTTTGTGGCAGCAGGACAAGCCGGTTTCCGCCTTTAGCTTTACCTTGGATGAAAGTGGCATCAGGCAGATATATGCGCTAAGAAACCCCGATAAACTGCAGCTGTTTTCTCACGCCAGTCAATAA